Proteins encoded together in one Planctopirus ephydatiae window:
- the thiC gene encoding phosphomethylpyrimidine synthase ThiC, producing MINIAHSNSMELPPLGNNPSTHRAGTTPGSFANPPRVAPGVEGRWTFSSPDTPNMPQPSEKTAWDFLPEGWSTVELEEAGELVDYTPGATRVVFLQSDDSPRDVCLPAGFEPSTQLEWARVGVITPQMVRVAEREDHLTPAQVRDEIAAGRLVIPANKHHLKYQLDPMAIGRATKTKINANMGASPVSSSTDEEVEKLKWAERWGADTVMDLSTGGDLNACRVAIVQNSTVPIGTVPIYSMIIGRKIEELSHEIILESLEQQAQQGVDYFTIHAGVLREHLPFVVKRLIGIVSRGGSLLAQWMIRNSGQNPMYDRWEDICDIMRKHDVTFSIGDGLRPGGLADATDRAQLAELATLGELTERAWRKGVQVMIEGPGHVPFDQIEYNMKLQRTLCHGAPFYVLGPLVTDIFPGYDHITSCIGATAAAYHGASMLCYVTPKEHLGLPKKDDVKQGCIAYKIAAHAADVALGIPGTRDRDDELTKARAALNWEKHFELSFDPDTARAYHDEDLDVDTDFCAMCGHDWCSVRISKEIVEFASGKDENYQWNRAKVSAALTPEQQEILEKRGHLSPQEIHQLASKTKKVVGANKDAKAACHSDVVDAESAKQIQVERLSSAT from the coding sequence ATGATCAACATCGCGCATTCGAACTCGATGGAACTTCCTCCTTTAGGCAATAACCCTTCCACTCATCGTGCCGGCACAACGCCAGGCAGCTTTGCCAACCCCCCACGAGTTGCACCTGGTGTCGAAGGTCGCTGGACTTTCTCCTCGCCCGATACTCCCAACATGCCGCAGCCTTCCGAAAAGACGGCTTGGGATTTCCTCCCTGAGGGTTGGTCAACAGTCGAACTCGAAGAGGCAGGCGAACTTGTCGATTACACCCCGGGTGCCACCCGCGTTGTCTTTCTGCAGAGTGACGACAGCCCGCGTGACGTCTGTTTGCCCGCCGGCTTCGAACCCTCGACACAGCTCGAATGGGCGCGTGTCGGCGTGATCACCCCGCAGATGGTGCGAGTCGCTGAACGTGAAGATCATCTCACGCCTGCCCAGGTTCGTGACGAGATCGCCGCTGGCCGGTTGGTGATTCCCGCCAACAAGCACCACCTCAAATACCAGCTCGATCCCATGGCCATTGGCCGGGCGACGAAGACCAAGATCAACGCCAACATGGGGGCCTCCCCCGTTTCTTCCAGCACCGACGAAGAGGTCGAAAAGCTGAAGTGGGCCGAGCGCTGGGGTGCCGATACGGTGATGGATCTTTCCACGGGCGGCGACCTCAATGCCTGCCGCGTGGCCATCGTGCAGAACAGCACGGTCCCCATCGGGACAGTTCCCATCTATTCGATGATCATCGGCCGCAAGATCGAAGAGCTCTCGCACGAGATCATCCTTGAAAGTCTCGAACAACAGGCACAACAAGGGGTCGATTACTTCACGATCCATGCCGGTGTCTTGCGTGAACATCTTCCTTTTGTGGTCAAGCGGCTCATCGGGATTGTCAGCCGGGGTGGTTCACTTCTGGCTCAGTGGATGATCCGCAACAGCGGCCAGAATCCAATGTACGACCGCTGGGAAGACATCTGCGACATCATGCGCAAGCACGATGTCACCTTCTCGATCGGCGACGGCCTGCGTCCCGGCGGATTGGCCGATGCCACCGACCGTGCTCAACTCGCCGAACTGGCGACACTCGGCGAATTGACCGAGCGCGCCTGGCGGAAGGGTGTGCAAGTCATGATCGAAGGGCCGGGCCACGTCCCCTTCGACCAGATCGAATACAACATGAAGCTCCAGCGGACGCTCTGCCACGGTGCCCCGTTCTATGTCCTCGGGCCGCTCGTAACCGACATCTTCCCTGGCTACGACCACATCACCAGTTGCATCGGTGCTACTGCCGCTGCCTATCACGGCGCGAGCATGCTCTGCTATGTGACGCCCAAGGAGCACCTGGGCCTGCCCAAGAAGGACGACGTCAAGCAGGGTTGCATCGCCTATAAGATTGCGGCCCATGCGGCCGATGTGGCCCTCGGCATCCCCGGCACCCGCGATCGCGACGATGAACTGACGAAGGCCCGTGCGGCCCTCAACTGGGAGAAGCACTTCGAACTCAGCTTCGACCCTGATACGGCGCGTGCCTATCACGACGAAGACCTCGATGTCGATACTGACTTCTGTGCGATGTGCGGCCACGACTGGTGCAGCGTCCGCATCTCGAAAGAGATCGTGGAGTTTGCTTCAGGCAAGGATGAGAACTACCAGTGGAACCGCGCCAAGGTTTCCGCCGCTCTCACGCCGGAGCAGCAGGAGATCCTCGAAAAGCGCGGTCACCTCTCCCCGCAGGAGATCCATCAACTCGCCAGCAAAACCAAAAAGGTCGTTGGTGCGAATAAAGATGCCAAAGCCGCCTGCCACAGCGACGTGGTTGATGCCGAAAGTGCCAAGCAGATCCAGGTCGAGCGACTGAGTTCGGCGACCTGA
- a CDS encoding phosphorylase family protein, which translates to MQSASQAAMDAVRGAAQDSGKASDSAASGQAQTTADEEETPSPAIVIIAALRIEIAPLLASLKHPHHVQGGDFVFHGGFWKGHPVAIVESGIGLDRARRATHAAIDAFNPQWIISAGFAGGLDPSLSKGSLILAENVQLYGTTQPAIQLGLSMASEPANKIFTGSIVTVPQIIRTVKEKQVVFENTGALAAEMETWGVADACRTRHCRMISIRVISDDAKTNLPPEILTVSGPTGSVRAGALVGAILNRPGSINDLWSLRESALQSSERLSAFVQSVMPMLLPSVA; encoded by the coding sequence ATGCAGTCGGCATCTCAGGCAGCAATGGATGCTGTCCGGGGAGCAGCACAAGATTCCGGCAAAGCGTCAGATTCAGCAGCATCAGGGCAGGCCCAGACAACTGCCGATGAAGAGGAAACTCCCAGCCCGGCAATCGTGATCATCGCAGCTCTTCGAATTGAAATCGCTCCTCTTCTGGCCTCGCTCAAACATCCTCATCACGTTCAAGGTGGGGATTTTGTCTTCCATGGTGGTTTCTGGAAGGGGCATCCTGTGGCCATTGTCGAATCGGGGATCGGGCTGGATCGGGCTCGCCGAGCGACACATGCAGCCATCGATGCTTTCAATCCACAGTGGATCATCTCAGCCGGCTTTGCTGGTGGACTTGATCCGTCGTTATCGAAAGGGAGTCTGATTCTGGCGGAAAACGTCCAGCTTTATGGGACAACTCAACCAGCCATTCAACTGGGGCTCTCGATGGCTTCTGAGCCAGCGAATAAAATCTTCACGGGTTCCATCGTGACAGTTCCCCAAATCATACGCACTGTCAAAGAAAAGCAAGTTGTTTTTGAGAACACTGGAGCCTTGGCTGCCGAAATGGAAACCTGGGGTGTCGCTGATGCCTGCCGAACTCGCCATTGCCGGATGATTTCAATTCGCGTCATCAGTGATGATGCGAAAACAAACCTCCCTCCAGAAATTCTGACAGTTTCCGGGCCCACAGGCAGTGTTCGAGCCGGCGCTCTCGTGGGCGCGATTTTGAATCGGCCGGGGAGTATCAACGATCTCTGGAGTCTCCGCGAGTCGGCCCTCCAATCATCTGAGAGGCTATCGGCTTTTGTACAAAGCGTCATGCCGATGCTCCTTCCCTCAGTCGCCTGA
- the serC gene encoding 3-phosphoserine/phosphohydroxythreonine transaminase, with product MTARIFNFSAGPAIIPESVLEEAKENLLSLGSTGIGIMEHSHRGKAFLAVYEQAVARCRELAGISNDYEVLFLQGGASLQFSMVPMNFLTSGQTADYLITGVWSEKAREEAQRFGTVHEVCSSKDKNYTYIPQELKPGSSPVYTHFTSNNTIFGTQFRTEPTPAAGSFLVCDASSDIFSRPIDVSKYGIIYGGAQKNLGPSGVTLVIIRKDLIERGSKELPTMLQYRTHAKNESMYNTPPTFGIFMMNLVFGWIIKQGGLAAMAAKNEAKAKVLYDYLDQSRLFKGTAQADSRSLMNVTFVTGNEAIDQQFVSEATKAGFDGLKGHRSVGGMRASIYNAFPEEGVVELVKFVRDFEARQA from the coding sequence ATGACTGCCCGAATTTTTAACTTTTCTGCCGGCCCCGCCATTATCCCTGAATCGGTCCTCGAAGAAGCCAAAGAAAACCTGCTCTCGCTGGGTTCGACGGGCATTGGGATTATGGAGCATTCGCACCGTGGTAAGGCGTTTCTGGCAGTTTACGAACAGGCTGTCGCTCGTTGCCGGGAGCTTGCCGGGATTTCCAATGATTACGAAGTTCTCTTTTTACAAGGGGGAGCTTCTTTACAGTTCAGCATGGTGCCGATGAATTTTCTCACATCCGGCCAGACTGCAGATTATCTGATCACCGGTGTCTGGTCCGAAAAAGCTCGGGAAGAAGCTCAGCGCTTCGGCACCGTTCACGAAGTCTGCTCCAGCAAAGACAAGAACTACACTTACATTCCTCAGGAACTGAAGCCAGGTTCATCCCCTGTCTACACTCACTTCACTTCGAACAATACGATTTTTGGTACTCAGTTTAGGACTGAGCCAACGCCCGCAGCCGGCTCGTTCCTCGTCTGCGATGCCTCCAGCGATATTTTCTCCCGGCCCATCGACGTCTCCAAGTACGGCATCATCTATGGCGGGGCGCAGAAAAATCTGGGGCCATCCGGTGTCACACTGGTGATCATCAGGAAAGATCTCATTGAGCGGGGCTCAAAAGAACTTCCCACCATGCTTCAGTACCGAACTCATGCCAAAAATGAGTCGATGTACAACACACCGCCCACCTTCGGCATTTTCATGATGAATCTCGTCTTTGGATGGATCATTAAGCAGGGTGGACTGGCTGCCATGGCCGCCAAAAACGAAGCCAAAGCCAAGGTCCTTTATGATTACCTTGACCAGAGCCGCTTATTCAAAGGAACAGCACAGGCTGACAGCCGATCGCTGATGAACGTGACATTCGTCACGGGGAACGAGGCCATCGACCAGCAGTTTGTTTCTGAGGCCACAAAAGCCGGCTTCGACGGACTCAAAGGGCACCGCAGCGTCGGCGGGATGCGTGCCAGCATTTACAACGCTTTCCCAGAGGAAGGTGTGGTCGAGCTCGTCAAATTCGTGAGAGATTTCGAGGCTCGTCAGGCATAG
- a CDS encoding sensor histidine kinase, which yields MSDSQNTRLAELEAEILALKSELLHAQKVASVGMLATSITHEFNNILMTVINYAKMGIRHKDPATREKAFDKILAAGQRASKITTGMLSYARRQADRREPTDLVNLLEDVLVLVEKDLQMHRVRVETRYEHKPQANINASQIQQVVLNLIVNARQAMANGGSLIVTVRSNIAEGFGEISIRDTGCGIPAEQLKEIFKPYYSTKTRDSQGQGGTGLGLALAREVMESHGGRIRVESAPGKGTAFTLKLPLAGISQAVIPVAPAPPITIPVA from the coding sequence ATGTCAGATTCGCAGAATACGCGACTGGCGGAGCTTGAGGCCGAAATTCTGGCACTCAAGAGCGAGTTGCTGCATGCCCAGAAGGTGGCTTCTGTCGGGATGCTGGCGACTTCGATTACCCATGAGTTCAACAATATCCTCATGACAGTGATCAATTACGCGAAGATGGGGATCCGTCATAAGGATCCTGCCACCCGTGAAAAAGCCTTCGATAAGATTCTGGCTGCGGGTCAGAGAGCCTCGAAGATCACGACCGGAATGCTTTCCTACGCCAGGCGACAGGCAGATCGTCGCGAACCGACGGATCTGGTTAACCTGCTCGAAGATGTCCTGGTGCTGGTTGAAAAAGATCTCCAGATGCATCGCGTGCGGGTCGAGACCCGCTATGAACACAAACCACAAGCGAACATCAACGCCAGCCAGATTCAGCAGGTGGTGTTGAATTTGATCGTCAATGCCCGGCAGGCCATGGCGAATGGTGGGTCACTGATTGTGACTGTTCGCAGCAATATCGCTGAAGGATTTGGCGAAATTTCCATTCGGGATACCGGTTGCGGTATCCCCGCAGAGCAACTGAAGGAAATCTTCAAACCTTACTACAGCACCAAGACGAGAGACAGTCAGGGGCAGGGCGGAACCGGCCTCGGATTAGCCCTGGCCCGGGAAGTGATGGAATCTCACGGCGGGCGGATCCGCGTGGAAAGTGCACCGGGTAAAGGGACAGCCTTTACTCTGAAACTGCCTTTAGCGGGAATTTCTCAGGCAGTGATCCCTGTCGCTCCTGCGCCGCCGATCACAATACCCGTGGCCTAA
- a CDS encoding malate dehydrogenase codes for MKVSIIGGGGLVGSCAGFALQLGKIVREIVMIDVNPEAADGHALDILHGASLVADQSIHAGTMADCANSDVIVVTAGLRRKPDESRLDLINRNVALFRGILGDIKKAGPKSDAILFVVSNPVDVLTYLAIRELGLPPKQVIGLGTVLDTTRLRSLLAQQLSVPPTQVDVTIYGEHGDSMVPIWSLGQIGGLPVDKFPGVTPQLITEIEKRARNSGAEMLKKKGGAGFAVGVSIADVIHSIALDQRRVMPVSSLQNGAYGLRDVAISVPTIVGRKGVLGVVEVDLWPKEKIALQSSGRVLRETIEKVL; via the coding sequence ATGAAAGTCAGCATCATCGGTGGCGGCGGGCTGGTCGGGTCATGTGCCGGGTTTGCACTGCAACTCGGAAAGATCGTTCGCGAGATCGTCATGATCGACGTGAACCCTGAAGCCGCCGATGGTCATGCACTGGATATTCTGCATGGTGCCAGCCTGGTGGCTGATCAGTCGATTCATGCGGGTACAATGGCTGATTGTGCCAATAGCGATGTCATTGTGGTCACCGCCGGCCTGCGGCGTAAGCCCGATGAGAGCCGCCTGGATCTGATCAACCGGAACGTGGCACTTTTCCGCGGAATTCTGGGAGATATCAAGAAAGCGGGCCCGAAGTCAGACGCCATTCTGTTTGTGGTCTCCAACCCCGTCGACGTACTGACTTACCTGGCCATTCGCGAGCTTGGTTTGCCACCTAAGCAAGTCATCGGATTGGGAACTGTACTCGACACCACCCGCCTGCGCAGCTTGCTGGCACAGCAGCTTTCCGTCCCGCCGACACAAGTCGATGTCACCATTTATGGTGAGCATGGCGATAGCATGGTGCCGATCTGGTCACTCGGTCAAATCGGTGGATTGCCCGTCGATAAGTTTCCCGGCGTTACGCCGCAACTCATCACCGAGATTGAAAAGCGGGCACGCAACAGCGGTGCGGAAATGCTGAAGAAAAAAGGCGGCGCCGGCTTTGCGGTCGGTGTATCGATTGCCGATGTGATTCACAGTATTGCACTTGATCAGCGTCGTGTGATGCCCGTGTCGTCGTTACAAAACGGGGCTTACGGTCTGCGTGATGTGGCGATCTCCGTTCCGACCATCGTGGGACGCAAAGGTGTCCTGGGGGTCGTTGAAGTGGATCTCTGGCCTAAGGAAAAGATTGCTCTGCAATCGAGCGGCCGCGTTCTGCGAGAGACGATCGAAAAGGTGCTCTAA
- a CDS encoding class II aldolase/adducin family protein, which translates to MTTANKWNSGINDRKLKELICEIGRRVYNKGFAAANDGNISIRVGENEVLCSPTMICKGFMTPDDICAVDLEGGQIAGKRKRTSEILLHLAIMKHRPDVKAVVHCHPPHATAFAVAREPIPQCILPEIEVFMGEVPIAPYETPGGHAFANTVVPFLKGTNTIILTNHGTVSFGANLEEAYWKTEILDAYCRILLLSKQLGRVEYLNERESVELLDLKKKLGFDDPRFHVENCDLCGNSAFREGYKDAQPQPAAFEPAPYYPGYLERQKSTPAPAAAPSAGPPIDTEMLVKMITEQVMAALKK; encoded by the coding sequence ATGACTACTGCCAACAAATGGAATTCGGGCATCAACGACCGCAAGCTGAAAGAACTCATCTGCGAGATTGGTCGCCGGGTTTACAACAAAGGCTTTGCAGCCGCCAACGACGGGAACATCTCGATCCGAGTCGGCGAAAACGAAGTGCTGTGTTCCCCCACGATGATCTGTAAGGGGTTCATGACTCCCGATGATATCTGCGCCGTTGATCTTGAAGGCGGCCAGATTGCCGGCAAGCGAAAGCGCACCAGCGAAATTCTACTGCACCTGGCCATCATGAAGCATCGTCCCGATGTCAAGGCTGTTGTGCATTGCCATCCACCACACGCCACGGCTTTTGCAGTAGCTCGCGAACCCATCCCGCAGTGCATTCTGCCAGAAATTGAAGTCTTCATGGGCGAAGTCCCTATCGCGCCTTATGAAACTCCCGGTGGGCATGCCTTTGCCAACACTGTGGTACCATTCCTCAAAGGTACCAACACAATCATTCTGACCAACCACGGCACAGTCAGCTTCGGTGCGAACCTGGAAGAAGCTTACTGGAAGACCGAAATCCTCGATGCTTACTGCCGGATTCTACTGCTTTCCAAGCAATTGGGGCGTGTCGAGTATCTCAACGAGCGAGAGTCGGTTGAGCTTCTCGATCTGAAGAAGAAGCTTGGCTTTGATGATCCCCGCTTCCATGTCGAGAATTGCGATCTTTGCGGCAACAGTGCGTTCCGCGAAGGCTACAAAGACGCTCAGCCACAACCCGCCGCTTTCGAGCCAGCCCCTTACTACCCTGGCTATCTCGAACGACAGAAGTCAACTCCTGCACCAGCCGCAGCACCATCTGCAGGCCCACCTATTGATACCGAAATGTTGGTGAAGATGATCACCGAGCAGGTCATGGCCGCCCTCAAGAAGTAG
- a CDS encoding EutN/CcmL family microcompartment protein: MRLAEVIGRVTLSKCDPTVLGGTWIVAVPLLAEGLAAVIHRDTTMAVRGREEAIIVYDELGASPGDIIAISEGAEASAPFHPDSKPLDAYNACLLDKLELTQT, from the coding sequence ATGAGATTAGCCGAGGTGATTGGCCGGGTCACTTTGTCAAAATGCGATCCTACCGTGCTGGGTGGCACCTGGATTGTGGCAGTGCCATTGCTGGCTGAGGGCCTTGCTGCTGTGATTCATCGCGACACGACGATGGCGGTTCGCGGCCGAGAAGAAGCCATCATTGTTTACGACGAACTGGGAGCCAGCCCGGGGGACATCATTGCCATCAGTGAGGGAGCCGAAGCTTCAGCTCCCTTTCATCCCGACTCCAAACCACTCGATGCCTATAACGCTTGCCTCCTCGACAAGCTTGAGCTGACGCAAACATAG
- a CDS encoding EutN/CcmL family microcompartment protein, with the protein MQVAKIIGRATSTVKHPSLQGWKLLIAQPLGVNDKPDGAPQLIIDGLGAAQGDRVVITSDGKTVRETVKAEDSPIRYMSLGLVDP; encoded by the coding sequence ATGCAAGTGGCAAAAATTATTGGTCGAGCAACTTCCACAGTCAAGCATCCCAGCCTTCAGGGATGGAAACTGCTGATTGCCCAGCCACTGGGTGTCAACGACAAACCCGATGGTGCCCCCCAACTGATCATTGATGGTCTGGGTGCTGCCCAGGGTGATCGGGTGGTCATTACTTCCGACGGAAAGACAGTTCGCGAGACCGTCAAGGCGGAGGACAGTCCGATTCGTTACATGTCACTTGGCCTCGTCGATCCCTAA
- a CDS encoding aldehyde dehydrogenase family protein: MQATEQAIRQVVQEVLAQLNKGGAEKSVASRDGDWGVFKDVDQAVAAASEAFEKLSDAGMDARRKAIECVRQICDSQAEELGTLEFNETKIGRLDHKIEKLKIIKLVPGTEFIRTDAFSGDNGLTIVEYAPFGVIGAITPVTHSLPTLAGNVINMVASGNTLIVNPHPSGARIACEGVRRFNKAIHKATGLENLITIIEQPTLETAAAIFAHRGVKLLCVTGGPAVARAALESRKKAVVAGPGNPPVVVDETACLENAAKSIVKGAAYDNNLLCIGEKEVFAVESIFDTLMVRMGQQGGYQLSAREVDALTKLAFTPPTKPGDHWHLNRDLVGSDATKLAELIGVRVPAGTQLLFGETDVNNPFVPEEQMMPFVPFVRAKNVNQAIELALEYEHGFRHTSLIHSRNVQTMTKMGKAVDTTLFIKNGPSMAGLGLGGEGYLSFSIATPTGEGVTNPLTFTRSRRCVLVDSLRVI; the protein is encoded by the coding sequence ATGCAAGCGACAGAACAAGCCATCCGTCAGGTGGTGCAGGAAGTTCTTGCTCAGCTCAACAAGGGTGGCGCCGAGAAATCAGTAGCCTCTCGTGATGGAGACTGGGGTGTCTTCAAAGATGTCGATCAGGCGGTTGCTGCCGCTAGCGAAGCATTTGAGAAGCTCTCGGATGCGGGGATGGACGCGCGCCGCAAAGCGATTGAATGTGTCCGCCAGATCTGCGATTCCCAGGCCGAAGAACTGGGCACGCTGGAATTCAACGAAACAAAAATCGGCCGCCTCGATCACAAGATCGAAAAGCTGAAGATCATCAAGCTGGTTCCAGGCACCGAGTTCATCCGAACCGATGCCTTCAGCGGCGATAATGGCCTGACCATTGTGGAATACGCTCCCTTTGGTGTCATTGGTGCCATCACCCCGGTCACGCACTCTCTACCGACATTGGCTGGCAATGTCATCAACATGGTGGCCAGCGGCAATACGCTGATTGTCAACCCACACCCCAGTGGTGCTCGGATTGCCTGCGAAGGTGTCCGTCGCTTTAACAAGGCGATTCATAAAGCCACAGGTCTTGAGAATCTGATCACCATCATCGAACAACCCACGCTGGAAACCGCCGCCGCCATCTTTGCACATCGTGGTGTCAAGCTGTTGTGCGTTACCGGCGGCCCTGCAGTGGCTCGTGCTGCTCTCGAAAGCCGCAAGAAGGCCGTTGTAGCGGGTCCTGGCAATCCGCCTGTTGTTGTTGATGAGACGGCATGCCTCGAGAACGCCGCCAAATCGATTGTCAAAGGGGCCGCCTACGACAACAACCTCCTCTGCATTGGCGAGAAGGAAGTCTTCGCAGTCGAGTCGATCTTCGACACGCTGATGGTGCGGATGGGGCAGCAAGGTGGTTACCAGCTCTCGGCCCGCGAAGTTGATGCTCTCACCAAACTTGCCTTTACACCTCCCACAAAGCCCGGTGACCACTGGCATCTCAACCGCGACCTCGTTGGTTCTGATGCCACCAAGCTGGCTGAACTGATTGGAGTTCGCGTCCCTGCCGGAACACAGCTTCTCTTTGGCGAAACCGACGTCAACAACCCGTTCGTCCCCGAAGAACAGATGATGCCATTCGTCCCCTTTGTCCGGGCCAAGAATGTCAATCAGGCGATTGAGCTGGCTCTCGAATACGAGCATGGTTTCCGGCACACCAGTCTGATTCACTCGCGCAATGTGCAGACGATGACCAAAATGGGGAAAGCCGTCGATACGACGCTCTTCATCAAAAATGGCCCCTCGATGGCTGGTCTTGGGCTAGGTGGCGAAGGCTATCTAAGTTTCAGCATTGCGACGCCGACAGGTGAAGGGGTGACCAACCCACTCACTTTCACCCGCAGCCGCCGCTGTGTGCTGGTCGACAGCCTCCGCGTCATCTGA
- a CDS encoding EutN/CcmL family microcompartment protein — MFLARVTGSLVSTQKVDSMVGQKLLVVEPLRIQESSADGQAESKLVSTGRTFITVDTVGAGEGQIVLIVQGSSARFTPSTKPLPIDCAIIGLIDVVQIQGKIVFSTRLADQSSATEESRS, encoded by the coding sequence ATGTTCCTCGCACGCGTCACCGGAAGTCTGGTCTCCACGCAGAAGGTCGACTCCATGGTCGGCCAGAAGCTGCTGGTGGTCGAGCCGCTACGCATCCAGGAATCGTCCGCAGATGGGCAGGCAGAATCCAAACTCGTCTCGACGGGCCGTACGTTTATCACTGTCGATACTGTCGGTGCGGGAGAAGGACAGATCGTGCTGATCGTGCAGGGTTCGTCGGCACGCTTCACTCCTTCAACCAAACCTCTTCCCATCGACTGCGCAATCATCGGTCTGATCGATGTCGTCCAGATTCAAGGGAAGATCGTTTTTAGCACCAGACTTGCCGATCAATCCTCAGCCACTGAGGAGTCCAGGTCATGA
- a CDS encoding acetate/propionate family kinase — protein MKILVANLGSTSFKYRLFDLTTERQLARGGIDRIGGPESRCTVEIGSFKDEATAHVPDHAVAVKFCLEQLTAPETGCLKDASELDGIGFKAVMAGALSGVRHVDDALLAGLERYAAIAPAHNPPYAKAMRQLQAAFPNLPQVAALETAFHETTPPELRAYAVPHEWQTQYGIQRWGFHGASHRFISQRIAELKGRSDLKVISCHLGGSNSLCAIRDGKSQGNTLGMSPQTGLPHNNRVGDFDPFALPVLIQETGKTLPEILDILANKSGLLGLSGLSGDVRDLEEAAANGHEKAELALKVFTQSIRQYIGAYLTVLNGADAIVFTGGIGENSSRIRKDVCSQMDFAGIEIDLAINEKLRTEGKFSTPTSKIELWVIPTNEELVVARQTAELLSKS, from the coding sequence ATGAAGATTTTGGTCGCCAATCTCGGCTCCACGAGCTTCAAGTACCGTTTATTCGATCTCACTACCGAACGGCAGCTGGCGCGTGGTGGCATTGATCGTATTGGCGGGCCGGAAAGTCGTTGTACTGTTGAAATTGGCTCATTCAAAGACGAAGCGACGGCGCACGTCCCAGATCATGCAGTCGCAGTCAAATTCTGTCTGGAGCAACTCACAGCTCCCGAAACAGGTTGCCTCAAGGATGCATCTGAACTGGATGGAATTGGCTTCAAAGCGGTGATGGCTGGTGCACTTTCTGGTGTTCGACATGTCGATGACGCTTTGCTCGCAGGGTTAGAGCGGTATGCAGCGATTGCACCGGCTCATAATCCCCCCTATGCCAAAGCCATGCGACAGCTTCAGGCGGCGTTCCCCAATTTGCCGCAAGTCGCTGCTCTCGAAACGGCTTTTCATGAGACCACTCCACCCGAATTACGAGCCTATGCGGTGCCTCATGAATGGCAGACGCAATATGGCATTCAGCGTTGGGGGTTTCACGGTGCCAGCCATCGGTTTATCAGTCAGCGGATTGCTGAGCTAAAAGGCCGATCGGATTTGAAAGTGATCTCTTGCCATCTGGGGGGGAGCAATTCGCTGTGTGCCATTCGTGATGGGAAGTCACAGGGCAATACCTTGGGAATGAGCCCACAGACCGGCTTGCCTCATAACAACCGGGTGGGTGATTTTGACCCTTTTGCCCTCCCTGTGCTGATTCAGGAGACTGGCAAGACGTTGCCGGAAATCCTCGACATTCTTGCCAATAAAAGCGGACTGTTAGGACTCAGTGGTCTCTCTGGCGATGTGCGTGACCTTGAAGAGGCCGCCGCTAATGGCCACGAAAAAGCCGAACTGGCACTCAAAGTTTTCACCCAGTCCATCCGTCAATACATCGGTGCTTATCTCACGGTCCTGAATGGTGCTGATGCCATCGTTTTCACAGGCGGAATTGGCGAGAACAGCAGCCGAATTCGCAAAGATGTCTGTTCACAGATGGATTTCGCAGGCATCGAAATCGATCTGGCGATCAACGAGAAGCTTCGCACTGAAGGCAAGTTTTCGACTCCGACGAGCAAGATTGAACTCTGGGTGATCCCGACCAATGAAGAATTGGTCGTTGCCCGACAGACAGCCGAACTTCTTTCAAAGTCCTAG
- a CDS encoding BMC domain-containing protein, with protein MNGEAIGLIETKGLVAQIEAADAMLKAANVTLVKQIQIGNAYITTIVRGDVGSVRAAVDAGQQAAAAVGEVVSAHVIARPEKSLLEQFI; from the coding sequence ATGAATGGTGAAGCAATCGGTCTCATTGAGACCAAAGGGCTCGTCGCCCAGATCGAAGCAGCCGATGCCATGCTGAAGGCTGCCAACGTCACTCTCGTTAAGCAGATTCAGATCGGCAACGCTTATATCACCACGATTGTTCGTGGCGATGTGGGCTCCGTTCGAGCTGCGGTCGATGCCGGTCAGCAGGCCGCTGCCGCCGTCGGTGAAGTGGTGAGCGCACATGTCATTGCCCGCCCGGAAAAGTCGCTCCTCGAGCAGTTCATCTAG
- a CDS encoding BMC domain-containing protein: MAGSIEALGMLETKGLVTMIEGIDAMLKSANVRLVGWEKVGSGIVTAFVVGDVAAVKAAVDAGAAASSKIGEVLSVQVIPRPHEELAAILPKPISK, from the coding sequence ATGGCTGGATCGATCGAAGCGCTCGGCATGCTCGAAACCAAGGGTCTCGTTACGATGATCGAAGGGATCGACGCCATGCTCAAGTCGGCCAACGTCCGGCTTGTCGGATGGGAAAAGGTCGGCAGTGGTATTGTTACGGCTTTCGTGGTCGGCGATGTCGCTGCTGTGAAAGCTGCTGTCGATGCCGGCGCTGCCGCATCGAGCAAAATTGGCGAAGTTCTCAGTGTTCAAGTGATTCCACGACCACACGAAGAACTGGCTGCCATTCTGCCAAAGCCCATCAGCAAGTAA